From one Streptococcus oralis genomic stretch:
- the dapD gene encoding 2,3,4,5-tetrahydropyridine-2,6-dicarboxylate N-acetyltransferase, with protein sequence MTATKMNAQEIIQFIANAEKKTSVKVTFEGQLATAVPSSVVKLRNVLFGDWKDVAPLLEGLVENQDYVVEQDARNSAVPLLDKRAINARIEPGAIIRDQVEIGDNAVIMMGAVINIGAEIGAGTMIDMGAILGGRAIVGKNSHVGAGAVLAGVIEPASADPVRVGDNVLIGANAVVIEGVQIGSGSVVAAGAIVTQDVPENVVVAGVPARIIKEIDAQTQQKTALEDALRTL encoded by the coding sequence ATGACTGCTACAAAAATGAACGCTCAAGAAATTATTCAATTTATCGCCAATGCTGAAAAGAAAACCAGTGTCAAAGTAACCTTTGAGGGGCAACTCGCAACTGCTGTGCCTAGCTCTGTTGTCAAACTAAGAAATGTTTTATTCGGAGACTGGAAGGATGTCGCTCCGCTTCTTGAAGGTTTAGTAGAAAATCAAGATTATGTTGTCGAGCAAGATGCTCGTAATTCTGCAGTTCCTTTGTTAGATAAACGTGCTATCAATGCTCGTATCGAGCCAGGTGCTATTATCCGTGACCAGGTTGAAATTGGTGACAATGCTGTTATCATGATGGGAGCTGTAATCAATATCGGTGCTGAAATCGGTGCTGGAACCATGATTGACATGGGTGCCATCCTTGGTGGTCGTGCTATCGTTGGGAAGAACAGCCACGTTGGCGCAGGTGCGGTTTTGGCAGGTGTGATTGAGCCAGCTAGTGCCGATCCAGTCCGTGTCGGGGACAATGTTCTCATCGGAGCCAATGCAGTGGTCATCGAAGGTGTCCAAATCGGTAGTGGTTCAGTTGTCGCTGCAGGAGCTATCGTGACTCAAGATGTCCCAGAAAATGTAGTGGTAGCAGGCGTTCCGGCTCGTATTATCAAAGAAATCGATGCCCAAACCCAACAAAAAACAGCGCTTGAGGATGCGCTTC